In Rhodamnia argentea isolate NSW1041297 chromosome 1, ASM2092103v1, whole genome shotgun sequence, the genomic window AGGAGTACTCATGCCATTCGTCCCAAATTTGGCAGTTAAAGACAGTCTAAAAATACTCTCTTGCTTCACCAGAAGAGTTTAAATTGAGCGTGTTTGAaatgacttttacttttttgcatTTGGTTTTCTCAAATCTTGCGGCATGCGCATGACTTTCATTTAACAAAAACCTGAAACCTTTCAAAATTTACAAACGCTAACCTATAAATTTGCATTTTCTAGTTCTTGTGACTTTGAagtattttcttcttcaaattttgaaagggaaaaaatgacgaaaaGTTGGGATTTAAGCCAAACCAAACCTGTTTCTTGTCACGTATTCTGGGTCAAATGCTAAACTCTACGAAGAGTAATATAGTTGATTTAGTAACTCATATTGATACGATCAAAGAAGCGTGGGAGTATTTGGATGTATTGTATTTGGGCTAAAATAACCTCTCACAAGTATACGAGTTATCACAGGAATTTTACCGATCTGAGAGGAAGAGGCGTTCTATCACGCAGTATTTTGCTGATTTTAAGAGAATATATGAGCAGTTAAATGCTGTTCTCCCTATTTCAGCTAATGTTTAACGGATGCAACTTCGGAGAGAACAATTGGCCGTAATGGGATTTCTAGGAGGTCTTGGCCCTAAGTATGAAACTGTCATATCTCAAATTCTTGGAGGAAAGACTGTTGCATCACTCACAGATACGTTTGCTCGAGTCTTTCGAGTATCTTGTGAGTCTTCTCGGGATTCCACATCTGTGGTAGATAATTTAGCTCTTGTGTCAAGCTCTCGAACCGGTAGTGGGATTAGGAGTGATGGTGGAAATCATGGAGGATACAATGGACGTGGTGGCCGAGGGGGAGGTCGAAGCACAAGAACAGGGAGAAGTCAAGGCCAACCGCATCTTTATGGACAACCTCAACCGTCTATCGATAACTCGGGGGCAGCCCGAACTTGTCATTATTGTGGCAAACAAGGTCATACTCAGAAGTTTTGCTACAAGTTACATGGGAGACCAGGGCAGCAACAACAATTTGCAAATACAACATCCGGTGCTGATTCTTTTCCACGGTCTTCTGAGGGCAAGGTAGTGGTTATATCTGAAGAGGAGTTTGCACGGTGCAATCAATCTCAGAGTTCAGAGCCTACTTCTTCCATTGCTACTTTAGAACACACGGGTAAAGCTAAAACAGCTTCTCGTACTTGGATCATTGATTCGGGGGCTTCTAATCATATGTCGGGTCTTTCAGGTATATTTTCCTCTCTTACTCCATCTTCATCCACAATTACATTAGCCAATGGTTCATCTACTCATGTTAAAGGAGTTGGCACAATTCATCCAACTCCTTCATTGCCTTTGTACTCGGTGCTTTATCTTTCACAATTTCCATTTAATCTCATGTCCGTCAGTAAGTTAACTAAAAACCTTTCGGTGTTCATTAACATTTTATCCCAATTCTTGTATATTTCAGGATTTGGCTACAACAAAGACGATTGGCAAAGAACGTGAGGAAGGGGGACTGTATGTGCTTGAAGACTCAACTTCCTTTGCATGTTATGGTGTTACTTCTCTACATCGGATCCATTGTTGTCTTGGTCATCCTTCTCTACACGGTCTTCAGAGATTAGATTCCAGTTTTAAGTCTATTTCTAGTTTAGAGTGTGAGTCATGTCAACTTGGCAAATTACGTCGTGTTAGTTATCCGCCTCGAGTCATTAAACAAACAGTCTCCTTTTTTGCTAGTTCATTTAGATGTTTGGGGACCATGTCATGTGACTTCCAATTTGGGTTTCAGATATTTTGTCACTTTTGTTGATGACTACTCCAGAGTTACTTGGTTATATCTAATGAAAGATCGTTCAAAGTTGTTTTCTATATTTTGTGCATTTATATCTGAAATTTTTACTCACTTTGGTGTGCATGTTAAAGTTTTGCGTTCTGATAACACTAAGGAGTACTTTTATGCACCTTTTTCTGACTTTATGACATAGCATGGTATGGTTCATGAATCTTCTTGTCCCGATACACCACAGCAGAATGGTGTTGCTGAAAGGAAGAATAGACATTTTTTGGAAGTTACTAGATCTATGTTATTTGAGATGAAGATCCCTAAAACCTTTTGGTCCGATGTTGTCTTGATCGCATGTTACCTCAATAATTGTATGCCTTCTTCTGTTTTGCGAGATGATATTCCTTTTTCTACTCTGTTTCCAAATCGGACACTATTTGCCTCACCACCTCGTGTTTTTGGTTGTGTCTGTTTTGTTCGTGATCATCGACCCGGAGTATCAAAACTTGATCCAAGGGCTATCAAGTGTATGTTTTTAGATTATTCTCGTACTCAAAAAGGGTATCGTTGCTATTCTCCATCACTAACGAAATACTTCATAACTGCTAATGTCTCATTCTTTGAATCCACTCCCGATCATGATGTTCCAAGCATCGCGTATGAATTGGATGAAGAATTACATGTGACCACCATTCGGTCAATTGTTCCAGTTGTTTCACCCGCATCTATACGGGGATCACGTCCTCTACGGGTTTATGCTCGACATCCTCGGGGTCATACTTCCCCCCTTTCTCCTCTCACAACTACGTCATCTTCTGTTCCAGATCCGCCGTTAGTCGATCCTCCTCATGTATCTGACCTTCATCTTCCTATAGCTCATCGCAAAGGTACACGTGCTTGTACTCAGCATTCtattgcaaattttatttcataCTCTTCTCTGTCTCCTCCTTTTCGAGCCTTTTTATCTACTGTTGACCATTATCCTATACCCAAGTGTGTATCCGAGGCATTACAAATTCTTGGCTAAAGGACAGCTATGGAAGAAGAATTAAAGGCTCTACGGGTTAATGAAACTTGGGACTTGGTACCTCTTCCTTCAAGCAAAACTGCTATTGGTTGTAGATGGGTGTATCTTGTGAAAGTTAAATCTGATGGTTTCCTTGCTCGCTTAAAAGCAAGACTTGTTGCGAAAGGATATGCTCATGTGTATGGAGTTGACTATTTGGATACTTTCTCTCTTGTTGCCAAGCTTACTTCTGTTCGTATTTTGATCTCTTTTGCTGCCACCTATAATTGGTCTTTATTTCAACTTAATGTCAAGAATGCCTTTTTGCATGATACTCtacatgaaaaagtttatatggagcaacctccGGGGTTTATTGCTCAAGGGGAGTCTGGCGGAATGGTTTGCAAGCTAAAAAGATCTTTGTATGGTTTGAAGCGGTCTCCACAAGCATGGTTTGGAAGATTTTCTGAAgctgtattttcttttggattgtCTAGATGTAGCAATGATCACCCTTTCTTTTATAGACAGTCAAGGGAAGGCAAATTATTCTTGattgtgtatgtggatgatattattATCACGGGAGATGACTTGGTTGGTGTAGCTAAACTAAAAATCTATCTTCAGAAACAATTTTAGACTAAATACCTAGGAAAATTGAAGTATTTCTTAGGAAATAAGGTGGCACTGTCACATAAAGGTATTGTTCCGTCACAATGAAAATATGTCTTGGATTTACTCACCGAGACACGTATATCGGGATCAAAGCCTCTTGATTCACCCATGGAACAAGGAGTTAAACTGGTTGCTGAGGGAGGAGAGCTATTCGATAATCCCGAGAGATATAGAAGATTGGTAGACAAACTAAATTATCTCACAGTTACTAGACCGGACATTACCTTCCCGGTTTATGTGGTAAGCCAATTTTTGTCTTCTCCTCGTACTTCTCATTGGGATGCAGTAATTCGAATTTTAAGGTACTTGAAGAAGACTCCAGGAAAAGGAATTGTTTACCAAAATCATGGTTATAACAGAGTTGAAGGATTTTCTGATGCTGATTGGGCGGGGTCTCCGGATGATAGGAGATCCACTACAGGCTATTGTACGTTTGTCGGAGGAAATCTGGTGTCGTGAAAGAGTAAGAAATAGTGTTGTTGCTCGCTCCAGTCTTGAGTTAGAATATAGAGCTATGTCACAAGCTACATGTGAATTAGTGTGGATTCAGCAGCTATTGATCGAGTTAGGCTTGAGAGCTTCAGTTCCTTTGTCTTTATGGTGTGATAATAAGGCTGCGGTGCATATAGCTTCCAACCTCGTGtttcatgagagaacaaaacatATTGAAGTTGATTGTCATTTTATTCGAGAGGAGTTGCAAAGTGGAATGATTCTTCCTAGTCATGTTAGAACTAGTGAACAACTTGCAGATATTTTTACTAAACTTCCGGGTAACGAGAGGAtagaatatatttgtaacaagttgagcataattaatatctatgttccagcttgagggggagtgttgggaGTATCAAGAGTAAAGTGATCTTTTGGGTTTATTTTGTTACCAATGTATAATTACAACTTTACTAAATAATATCATTAGCCACCTTTTTCCTCTAACAATCCAAAACTAGAGGAGAAGGGACGGACAGAGAACTGTGCGGTATGTGACATAGCAACAGAAGACTAATTAACAATACCACGGGGCTTTGACAAGTAACATTTCTTTCCCACCAAAGCTATTTTGAAGGTCAAAGCTCCCTCCAAAAGTCCTAGTTATTGTTTCCGGGGAGTCCAGAGACCATGGTTACGCAATATATTAATAGGTTACAATGTGACACTACCTCAAACTACTAGAGCATGTCTGTTGATTTCAAAGAATAAAAGTAGTCTCTCCTAGTTCTTATTGTCACCATATTAGAGAGAACATTACACATAAATAGAATCTAGAACAACTATGCtatagaaaggaaataaaagcagaaaaagaaaagatttccTACTTCCTAATCTTGAGGATTCCGAAATAAAGGAAATAACataaatggaaacaaaaaaaatcatatcccaAGATTTTCTCCCGATTTTTCGAGATCTTCTCCCGATTCTTCGACACCTACCCCAAGTTGGTGCGTAAATATCTATCGTGCCCAACTTGCTGATAAGAGACTCGAAGTTAGATCTAAACAGTCCCTTCGTAAGAATGTCAGCTATTTGTTGCGTTGTTGGCGCAAATGGCATACAAATGGCTCCTGCATCAATCTTCTCTTTGATAAAGTGTCTATTGATCTCAACATGCTTAGTTTTGTCATGTTGCACTGGATTATGTGCAATGTTGATTGCAACCTCATTGTCACAATACTGCTTCATAGGCATTTTCACTAGCACTCAAAGTTCTTCTAGTACTCGTGTTAGCCACAATATCTCACACACTCCATGGGCCATTGCTCGGTACTCTGCTTCCGCACCGCTTCGTGCCACCACATTTTGCTTCTTACTTCTCCAAATAACCAAGTTCCCCCAAACATATGTATAATATCCCAAAGTCGACCTTCGTCCAATAATTGACCCCGCCAAGTCCGGATCCGTGTATGCTTCAATTTCCTGTTGAGTAGACTTTTTGAATGGCGGACCTTTTCCAGGTGCGGTCTTTAGGTATCTCGGGATCCTATACATAGCTTCAAGATGTCTTTCATAGGGAGAATGCATAAATTGGCTTACCATACTCACAACAAAGGCAATATCTGGCTAAGTATGCGATAATAGATCGGTTTCCCTACGAGTTTATGGTATCTCGATGTATCAACAGGAACCCCATCTTTGTCATCTCCAAGTTTCCGATTTGGATCTATTGGAGTATCTACCGGTCTACAACCACTCATTCCAGTCTCCTTTAGAAGATCCAGGACATATTTCCTTTGTGAAACTACAATTCCCTTTTTTTACCGAGCCACCTCCATTCCAAGGAAATACAGAGTTCCCAAGTCCTTGATCTCAAATTCGGAAGCTAGACATTCTTTCGACCTGTTCATCTCGGCAATATCATTCCTAGTGAGAATGATGTCATCAACGTACACTATCAAAATTGCAACCTTCCCATCGGGAGAATGCTTTACAAACAAGGTATGATCAGCTTGTCCTTGAATATACCCTTGTTTCTTCACGGACTAAGTGAACTTCTCAAACTAGGCCCTCGGTGACTATTTCAGTCCATATAGTGACTTCTTCAATTTACAAACCTTCGATCCAAACCTTTTATCAAAGCTCGAGGGGAAATCCATGTATACTTCTTCCTCCAAATCTCTACTCAGAACTGCATTTTTCGCATCTAGTTGCTGCAGAGGCCAATCGAGGTTGGCTGCAAGTGACAGGAGTACTCTAATAGTGTTTGGCTTTGCTACTGGAGCAAAGGTCTCAAAGTAATCGATGCCATAAGTCAGCATGAATCCTTTGATAACCAACCGAGTTTTATACCTTTCAAGGAACCCATCAGCTCTGTGCATGGTTGTGAATATCCATTTGCATCCAACCGTGGACTTTCCCTTGGGTAGATCCACCATATACtatgttccattttttttttctagagccTTCGTCTCCTCAAGAATTACTTCATTCCACTCAAGAACTTATACAGCATCCTACACAGATTTTGGAATCTCCACACAAGACAAGGTTGAGGTAAAGGCACGAAAATTGAGTGAGAGGTTTTCATAAGACACATAATGAACATAGGATGTTTGGTACAAGACCTAACTCCTTTTCGGATAGCAATAGGTATGTCAAGTTCATCAAtagactcatttttttttactatgatcGGGTTGGACAGATTGAGTTGGAACATTACCTAATAATTGTATGAAGTCCTGGTCAAGCCCTAGTTCGGACTCATGGCACCGTAAGGGAGCAGAAGACTCATTTCTTTGAGTTTTGTTTCTTCTCATGTAGACTTGAGCATAGGATGGGAGCTCGGCATTCTTGGTACTAGTTTCGCACCTGTTATACTCACAAGTAGGATGAGATGCCAAAATAGGTGGACCcgaattttcattatttgaaaaacatGGTTCAAAATCAAGTATAAGAATTGCGGGAAGAGGATTTTCAGGTTCCGCAAGATGAAAAGACTATGATGGCGTTGTGCGAATTTGCACTTTCTTTCCCCCCCTGAAGATGAGCtccaaaaaaaagtgttaattcGAAAAAGGTGACATCCATGGTGACAaaacaattttttggaaatcgGGGTCAAAGCATTTATACCCTTTTTGGTTAAGTGCATAACCAATAAACACACATCTTTTTTGTTCTGGGATCGAGTTTGCCCCGATTTCTATCATAGATGTGGACAAAGGAGGTATAGCCAAATAGTTTTAAGGGTAAGGTTGCAGCAAGTCTAGAGGCTAGATAGGTCTTCTAAAGGACTCTCGGGGGTGTTTGAAACTTTAACACTCTAGAAGGCATTCTATTGATAAGATAGGTGGATGTAAGAAGAGCTTCACCCCATAGGTATGTGGGAACTTTAGTTGTGAAGAATAGAGCTCTAGTTACTTCTAAAAGGTGCTTATTATTCCTCTCTgccaccccattttgttgaggggtGTCGGGACAAGAACTTTGATGCACAATCTCCTTTTCCAAGAAAAACTGTCCCCAGATTTTATTGAAATATTCTCTCCCATTGTCACTCCTAAAAATCTAGATTTGCACTTGAAATTGTGTTTATATCATGgcgtaaaaaaattttaaaacagaCTCTACgtcatatttctcttttaacaaGTACACCCAACTCACCCTTGTatcatcatcaataaatgtaacaAACCATTTCTTTCCCGAGGGCATAGGAATTCTAGATGGACCACAAACATCACTACGAATTAATGAGAGTGGTTTTGACAGCTTGTAGGTTTGAGAGGGAAAATTGGTTCGATGATGTTTGGCTAATTTACACAATTCGCACTGAAATGAAGATGGACTTTTATTCAAAAACAACTTTGGGAACAAGAActtcaaatattgaaaattcaGATGACCTAGCCTATAATGCCATAACATAATATCATCATCCTTACAAATAGTAACAGATTCGAGATAGCTACTCTAAACTTATCTACTTGAGCTTGTTCCATCTTCAAAGAAATAGTCTTCCACTCTCTCTAGCACTACCAATCGTCCTCCCCGAggtcaagtcctaaaactcacAATGAGATGAGAAAAAATTAGCTCGACACTTTTGATCAAAGGTTATTTTACTAATGAATAGCAAGTTACAAGATAGCTTTGGGACATGAAGAACATTACGAAGCGTGAGGATGGGGAGAGCTTGATGGATCCTAATCTAGCTATAGCCGAAAGAGAACCACCTgcaattgtgatttttttatttcctgaaCACGGATTATAGGtagaaatgtgttttgaatAGCCTATCATATGATCAATTGCTCTTGAATCAAGAATCCATGGAGTATTTTGGTGTGGATTTTCTATGAGGAAAGCAGTAGAAAAATGATTACCTTGATGGGGTAAAGAACAAGAAGGATTTAAAGAAGGTTGTGGAGGTTGAAGGAGTTTGTACAGGTGCTCTAATTGTTCCTTTGTGAATGGAACCGAATTTGACTTGATTTGCTCTTCCTCATTTGTCGCTTGGAACGCACGACCATCACTACTGCTCCTTCTCTTCCAaccttcttttttccaattctgTGGTTTGCCATGAATTTTCCAGCAGGTTTCTTTGGTATACCATGGTTTCTTGCAATGTTCACACCATggtttcttcctcctctcttcttcagaATCAAGCCCCCAAGCTACAAGGGCAGAATTCTCGGATATAGAGTTCACATTTGTTTCCGAATCATGTAGCATGATTCGCCTCCGAGATTCCTCCCTTCTAACTTCAGAGAAAACCTCATGGATGGATGGCAGAGGTTTCTGACCAAGGATTCTGCCTCTCACCTCATCCAAGCTTCAATTAAGGCTTGCTAGAAACATGTATACTCTatcattctcttctctcttcatttGTCTCTTGCAATTAGCCGGACTTTCCCATGTATCATCATAGCATTGATCTAATTCCTGCCATAAGATCACCATTTCATTGAAGTAAACAATGACCTCACGATCTCCTTGCCTTGATTGCCATAGCTTTGTCTTCAATTCAAAGATCTAGGAAGAGTTCTCCAAATCAAAATACGTTTCTCTCACAACGTCCTACACATCTTTAGCGGTCGGAAGGAATAGATGTGGTTTTCCAATTGCTGGCTCCATAGAATTAATCAACTAGGCAATCACTAAGGAGTTCTCCGATCTCCAAGCCTTCCACCTCGGATCGCTTTTTTCTG contains:
- the LOC125313881 gene encoding uncharacterized protein LOC125313881: MQLRREQLAVMGFLGGLGPKYETVISQILGGKTVASLTDTFARVFRVSCESSRDSTSVVDNLALVSSSRTGSGIRSDGGNHGGYNGRGGRGGGRSTRTGRSQGQPHLYGQPQPSIDNSGAARTCHYCGKQGHTQKFCYKLHGRPGQQQQFANTTSGADSFPRSSEGKVVVISEEEFARCNQSQSSEPTSSIATLEHTGFGYNKDDWQRT